The following proteins come from a genomic window of Paenibacillus sp. CAA11:
- a CDS encoding effector binding domain-containing protein: MTMNTPFCQSCSMPLTPEVLGTEKDGSLSTEYCVYCYDNGAFKHPDCTMEDMIRSSVPFMVQNGMDAGEAEALLTRSLPGLKRWSGTEPGLQGPDSFEERPAFQLAGISTRTTNAQEFTERAVIPQLWERFFSENIPGQLARTQAAVPEETSIYALYSDYTHGAAGEYTLLIGLPVAGENSIPSGLQHAHVPAAKYAVFTSRKGPMGQISAETWQRIWQWQGDGLYARTFSGDFEIYSADSAAPEEGQVSIYIAVAEVN; encoded by the coding sequence ATGACGATGAATACCCCTTTCTGCCAAAGCTGCAGTATGCCCTTAACCCCCGAGGTGCTGGGTACAGAGAAAGACGGTAGCCTCTCTACAGAGTACTGCGTATATTGCTACGATAACGGAGCATTCAAGCATCCGGATTGCACCATGGAAGACATGATCCGCTCCAGTGTTCCTTTCATGGTTCAAAATGGTATGGACGCAGGGGAAGCCGAGGCTTTACTGACCCGATCCCTCCCTGGACTTAAGCGCTGGTCGGGTACGGAACCCGGATTGCAAGGTCCTGACTCCTTCGAAGAGCGCCCTGCCTTTCAGCTTGCCGGAATATCAACCCGGACCACAAATGCGCAAGAATTCACAGAGCGGGCCGTCATTCCGCAGCTGTGGGAACGGTTCTTCTCAGAGAATATCCCTGGACAGCTTGCCCGTACACAGGCTGCAGTCCCTGAAGAAACTTCTATTTACGCACTTTATTCAGACTATACCCATGGAGCGGCAGGTGAATACACTCTGCTCATCGGTTTGCCTGTTGCTGGCGAGAATTCAATCCCGTCCGGGCTGCAGCACGCTCATGTGCCAGCTGCCAAATATGCTGTATTCACGAGCCGCAAAGGTCCGATGGGACAAATTTCTGCAGAAACATGGCAGCGCATCTGGCAGTGGCAGGGGGACGGCCTATATGCCCGTACTTTCAGTGGTGACTTTGAAATCTATTCAGCTGACTCCGCGGCCCCAGAGGAAGGCCAAGTCTCTATTTATATAGCCGTAGCAGAAGTGAATTAA